The Candidatus Micrarchaeia archaeon region AGCAGACATATATGCAAGTGAAAATATTTAAAGGTTTTTCAGGGTAACTACCAGTGGGTGCAAAGATGGAAAAGAACATTTCTGACATTGACGGCGGCGTGCGGATTGTGCTGGGCATAATATTTGCCCTAATTTATACCGGAACGCTCGGCGTAAGCGTAACCTACCCCCTGAGCTGGGTGGTGCTCGCACTGGCGGTGATATTGCTGTTTACAGGCATATTCGGGTTCTGCCCGCTATACAGGCTGCTCGGAATCAGCACTGCGAAGAATGGGGGAAAGACCGAAGCTAAGAAGAAAAAGTAAGTGCACAAAATTTCATAAATTATCTGTCGCCTATCTGCGACAATTCGCTACGCAGCGTGGCGATTGTGCGCATTTGTAAATTGCCGAAAACAGCTGATTCAATTTACAAATACAATTAAAAATCCTTCTTAGCATCAAATAGTTGTCAGCGGCCATAGGTTGAGGGCAACACCCGTTCCCATACCGAACACGGAAGTTAAGCCTCTTCACGGCACCGCCATTACTGAGCTACGCTCGGGAAAGCACGCTGCTGCTGACACCTTTTAACGCTTATCAGATGGGATGCTGCGCTTTTCGCT contains the following coding sequences:
- a CDS encoding DUF2892 domain-containing protein, whose translation is MEKNISDIDGGVRIVLGIIFALIYTGTLGVSVTYPLSWVVLALAVILLFTGIFGFCPLYRLLGISTAKNGGKTEAKKKK